The DNA sequence AAGCATGGCGCAAAATGCCAAGGCTGCCGAGTTCCTACTAGCGCGCGACCGCGTCGGAGCCTTTAACGAGCTAGCCAAAAACGGCTCGAAAGATAAAATTTTAGTCCCTTACGAAGCGACCGAGCTCATCGGCTCTCTAAGCGTCTTGAAGGACTTTTTGGGTGCTAGGGCGGCGAAATGATACCTGCGTACTTGATGCTGGCTGCGGGCGTAGGCCTAATTATGCTCGAGTTTATGCTCGGTAGCTTTTTCGTGCTATTTTTCGGACTTGGATTTTTAGCAGTCGGAGTTTTGGGATTTTTCGTAGATATCGCTTGGGAGTATCAAATTTTACTTATCGCTATCATTTCGCTAGTTCTGCTTTTTGCGCTCAGAAAGCCTTTGAAGGCTAAATTTAACCAGCATGAATGCGAAGTTAAGGACGACTTTTTAAACGAGAGCGGCGAGGGCGAGATCAGAGAGGGTATGGTTTATTTTAAAGGCACTTTGTGGCGCTACGACGGAAATTTAGCCGAAGGTGCAAAGGTGCGCGTGCTTGGCACCAAAGGCAATAAAGTCGTTTTGGAGAGGGATTAAATTTGAGCTTTTGAGACGGCTGAGTGTTTTAAATCTAAGCCGTCTTTTGCCGCTCAAATTTAAAAGATATCGATGAAGCTTGCCGTAGACGCGTACTATACGGGAAACAAGGCTAAAGTCGCAGGGGTTTTGTTTGAAAACTTTTGCGACAAAAAGCCGCTCAAAATCATCTCAAAGGTAGTCGGCAACGTAGCGCCCTATGAGAGCGGAAGTTTTTATAAAAGGGAGCTACCGTGCATCGTCTCGCTTTTGCAGGATTTGGATGTACGGGATGTCTCGCTCATCGTGATCGACGGTTTTGTTTACCTTGATGATGAGGGCGGATGCGGTCTGGGCGGGCATTTATACGAGTGCTTGGAGCGCAGAGTGCAGATTGTGGGCGTAGCTAAATCGCCTTTTAAAGGTAGCTGCAAATTTGTAAGAGAAATTTGCAGAGGCGGTAGCAAAAGGCCGCTTTTTATTAGCGCGATCGGTATGGATGTAGACGAAGCGGCGCGGCTAGTAAAGGGGATGAGCGGCGAGTTTAGGATGCCTAGTCTACTTAAAATTTTAGACGACGAGACTAAAACCGAAATTTAACTACTTTGTTGTGAAATTTGGCTTGATTTTGATTTTGTTAGCGGGCGCAAATTTTGACGAGGGAATGCGATCAAATTTGACCTTGACCGCATTAAATTTTAGTGTTTGTGATGAGGACAGGCGTGCGCTTCGTCGCTTGCGCGGTTTTTGTCGTGATGAGCGCACTCTTTATGCTGCGCGCAGCCTTGCGCTTTTGCGTCGCATTTTGGGCATGGCTTTGATTTGGCGCTCTCGCCGCCGCAGCCTAGGCTTTTGTCCGCTCCGTGATTTCCGTGATGAGGGCACTCTTTCATCGCTGCGTGAGACTGTGCGCAGCTAGCGTTTGGCATGCCGTGATGCGGGCAGCTAGCGTCTTTTATCTGCGTAGCATGGCGATACTCCTGCGCGTTTTGTTCGGCGGGAGCTGGTTTGTTTGCCGCGCAGCCTACAAAAAATAGCGCCAAAATCGCAGCTAAAACTAAATTTTTCATCTTTTCTCCTTTGATAAAATGTCTCGCGATTTTATCAAATTTAAGCTTTATAAATCGGGTTAAATTTGAGCGGGCTGCAAAAACGGGTTAAATTTAAATGCCGCGTCAAATTTGACGCCCCGTCTAGCGCCAAAAGGGTTAAATTTCTTAGCTTAGCCGCGTTTTTTGCGGATTTTAAAATCATTTCTTTTCCTTTGCGTTGAGGCGCGAAACGATATCCGCAAGAAGTTAAAAAACGTGAATTTATCAAAGATAAAAGCGTTTTTTGCTAAACTCGCGTAAAAAATTTAAAGGAAAAATTTGAATAGACTAAGCGTGGACGAGGCGGTAAATTTGATAGAAAACGCCGAGCTTAACGAGCTTGGAGCGATGGCTCTAGCGCGCAAGCGCGAGCTGCATCCCCAGGGCGTCACGACATTTATCGTGGATAGAAACATCAACTACACGAACGCGTGCTGGGTGGACTGTAAATTTTGCGCGTTTTACCGCGATCATAAGGACGAGGACGCCTACGTTCTTAGCTTTGAGGAGATCGGGCAAAAGATCGAGGAGCTCATCGCTATCGGCGGGACGCAAATTTTATTTCAAGGCGGCGTGCATCCGAAACTAAAAATCGAGTGGTACGAGGATCTCGTGGAGTTTATCGCGAAAAAATACCCAAGCATCACGATTCACGGATTTTCCGCGGTCGAGATCGACTATATCGCGAGGATCTCACGCATCAGTACTAGGGAAGCGCTACGCCGTCTACGAGAAAAAGGGCTCTACTCTATGCCAGGAGCCGGAGCAGAGATACTTAGCGACCGCGTCCGCGACATGATCGCGCCTAAAAAATGCGACGTGCAGACCTGGCTGCGCATCCACCGCGAGGCGCACGAGGAGGGGCTAAAGACGACGGCTACGATGATGTTTGGTACCGTCGAAACCACGCGCGAGATCGTGGAGCACTGGGAGCATATCAGGAGCTTGCAGGACGAGACGGGCGGCTTTAGAGCGTTTATCTTATGGAGCTTTCAGGGGCTAAACACGCGCCTAGCCGCCGAACGTCCCGAGATCAAAAAGCAAAGCTCGAATCGCTATTTGCGCCTGCTTGCGGTTTCTAGGCTGTTTTTAGACAACGTACCAAACATCCAAAGCAGCTGGGTCACGCAGGGCAGCTACATCGGGCAGCTGGCGTTGCTGTTTGGCGCAAACGATCTAGGCAGCACGATGATGGAGGAAAACGTCGTCAAGGCCGCGGGCGCTAGCTACCGTATGAATCAAGACGAGATGATACGCCTCATCAAAGACATCGGCGAAAAACCCGCCAAACGCAATACAAATTATGACATTTTAGAAAGGTTTTATTGATGAAAATCATAAATTTAAAAGCCGCAAATTTACAAATCCCTACCGTTTACGAGGCTAGCAAAACCTTGCCCGCGGTGAGCCTAAAGCTTATTTTCAAGGTTGCCGGAGCTTGCGCGGAGGAGAAGGCCGGACTTGCTAAATTCGTCGCTAAAATTTTTGACGAAGGAACGCTAAGCAAGGGCGCGGCGGGCTTTGCCAAAGAGCTTGAAACGCGCGCGATTAGCCTTTACGCGAGCGCGGGATTTGAGACATTTGCGTTTGAGCTAAACTGCCTAAAGGAGCACTTTTCTTTTGCGCTTGCCAAGCTAAAAGAGCTTTTAGAGGAGCCCAATTTAAGCCAAAAAAGCTTTGAGAAGGTTCGAACTCTGACTCTGGGCGAGATATCTAGTAACGAGAGCGACTACGACTATCTGGCTAGAGTCGCGCTAAACGGGCTGCTGTATCCTGGTACGAATCTAGCGCGCCCAAGCATCGGCACGAAGCAAAGCGTAGAGAGTATCACGCTAGAGGACGTTAAAAATTTCATCGATAGCAAGCTTGATCTGGCAAATTTATTCGTAGTGCTGGGCGGCGAAGTGACGCCTGGGGAGCTAAATTTAGACGAGATTTTAAGCTCGCTAAAACAGGGCAAAGCGCGCGAGCTAAAGCTTTTTAAAACCGATGAAAAATGCGGCGAAAAAACAATAATCAAGCCTAGCGAGCAAGCCTATATCTACTTTGGCGCGCCTTTTGACGTTTCCCGGGAGGAGCGATATAAGGCTAAGGTCGCGACGTTTATTTTGGGCGAGGGCGGCTTTGGCAGTAGGCTGATGGAGGAGATCCGCGTGAAGCGGGGGCTAGCGTATTCGGCGTATGCTAGGAGTGAATTTGCGCTGAGCCACTCGCAAATTTGGGGATATCTGCAAACCAAAAACGAAAGCAGGAGCGAGGCGGTCGCAGTCGTGAAAGACGAATTTGCAAAATTCGTCAAAAACGGCGTAAAGGCAGGCGAGCTAGCGCAGGCTAAAAGATTTTTGCTAGGCTCGCAGCCGCTACGCCAAGAGACGCTTTTTAACCGCTTAAACATCGCTCAGAGCGAGTTTTATAACGGCTTTAAACTAGGAAATTTTAAAGACGAGCTAGAAAAAATATCGAAGCTAAAGCTTGCCGAGCTAAACGCGTTTATCGCGGAGCACGCAGAGATAGAAAAGCTCAGTTTTGCCGTGCTTTACAATGAAATTTGATGAAAAAGACAGAAACAATCTAAAAAAAATCGGCGTAACCACTCTGCT is a window from the Campylobacter massiliensis genome containing:
- a CDS encoding NfeD family protein, with product MIPAYLMLAAGVGLIMLEFMLGSFFVLFFGLGFLAVGVLGFFVDIAWEYQILLIAIISLVLLFALRKPLKAKFNQHECEVKDDFLNESGEGEIREGMVYFKGTLWRYDGNLAEGAKVRVLGTKGNKVVLERD
- a CDS encoding endonuclease V, with amino-acid sequence MKLAVDAYYTGNKAKVAGVLFENFCDKKPLKIISKVVGNVAPYESGSFYKRELPCIVSLLQDLDVRDVSLIVIDGFVYLDDEGGCGLGGHLYECLERRVQIVGVAKSPFKGSCKFVREICRGGSKRPLFISAIGMDVDEAARLVKGMSGEFRMPSLLKILDDETKTEI
- a CDS encoding putative periplasmic lipoprotein — translated: MKNLVLAAILALFFVGCAANKPAPAEQNAQEYRHATQIKDASCPHHGMPNASCAQSHAAMKECPHHGNHGADKSLGCGGESAKSKPCPKCDAKAQGCAQHKECAHHDKNRASDEAHACPHHKH
- a CDS encoding dehypoxanthine futalosine cyclase: MNRLSVDEAVNLIENAELNELGAMALARKRELHPQGVTTFIVDRNINYTNACWVDCKFCAFYRDHKDEDAYVLSFEEIGQKIEELIAIGGTQILFQGGVHPKLKIEWYEDLVEFIAKKYPSITIHGFSAVEIDYIARISRISTREALRRLREKGLYSMPGAGAEILSDRVRDMIAPKKCDVQTWLRIHREAHEEGLKTTATMMFGTVETTREIVEHWEHIRSLQDETGGFRAFILWSFQGLNTRLAAERPEIKKQSSNRYLRLLAVSRLFLDNVPNIQSSWVTQGSYIGQLALLFGANDLGSTMMEENVVKAAGASYRMNQDEMIRLIKDIGEKPAKRNTNYDILERFY
- a CDS encoding M16 family metallopeptidase, with protein sequence MKIINLKAANLQIPTVYEASKTLPAVSLKLIFKVAGACAEEKAGLAKFVAKIFDEGTLSKGAAGFAKELETRAISLYASAGFETFAFELNCLKEHFSFALAKLKELLEEPNLSQKSFEKVRTLTLGEISSNESDYDYLARVALNGLLYPGTNLARPSIGTKQSVESITLEDVKNFIDSKLDLANLFVVLGGEVTPGELNLDEILSSLKQGKARELKLFKTDEKCGEKTIIKPSEQAYIYFGAPFDVSREERYKAKVATFILGEGGFGSRLMEEIRVKRGLAYSAYARSEFALSHSQIWGYLQTKNESRSEAVAVVKDEFAKFVKNGVKAGELAQAKRFLLGSQPLRQETLFNRLNIAQSEFYNGFKLGNFKDELEKISKLKLAELNAFIAEHAEIEKLSFAVLYNEI